The window TTGTTTCGTTTTTCGATAAAGTTTCTTTGCTAGAGGGACGCgtggcacagacagacattgcgGAAGCCATAAGACAGTCGCCTCTATTTGTCGTTATACTCAGTCATAAGTTCAAAGGAAAACGCTATCCAGAAGCAGAAGTTAAAGCAGCTTTTGAATTTTGCAAAGTTGAAAGTGATCCACTTAGGTTTGACTCACGTTACAAGAAAATCATACCAGTATTTTACAAGATTAGAGCCGACGATTGCGGGGAATCTTCCATCACAATCTTAAGAGAGTTGTCTCAAATTACAGGTATTGAGAAGGAAACTGATGAAAACGTTACTGGTTTCGTAACTCGCGTTGCGGAAAGAATTCGAAAACATGTTGAAGACCAGCGTGATTATGGTAAGTATTTTATAAGCTAACATGCATCTGCCTGTTCTACAGTATGTATATTTTTGAATTGTATTTAGGTGAGATAAAGGTACATCCGGAGTTGTCATCTGGTCGaatactagcaacaatagtggcacactgtactggtgagttcatgcaaaactctagtGCTGTACGTGAGGAAACGAATAAAATGATTTGAAGTACgtacgttgaattcacgttgacacaaggtttgacttcaccgtacagtatactgtaacgcTTACGACTGCATTTACTACAAATGATGATCAAGAGGCGAGTCATCTAGTGTCATCAACAATCTGACCTCTCTTAGCCATTTGCATTACTTTGTTTCTGCGCGAGAGTCTTTCTTACCTTCCCGCTTCTCAATTACGgttctccttttcttttgcaaaggttccagagtgctgcgaccttgaagtgtggaggcaggtagatggaaaatggtggcctcaattacgctcttctacaacccagaccaagctcttgaatagacctggctgtacgtatTTCGAAGCAATCAAGCTAAACGTCGCTACTGCAGACTCTTGTCCACTCAGTAAGACGCTTTGTACTCAGTAGCAGTCGCCCGGACGACACAgacgtctctgcaattgtcgtCAATATTTTACGATTCCCTTTCTTTTCTTAGCTTGAGGATTTTCGGAAATCGAAACGCGAAtgcgtatgacttgcgcgaattggtgcatcctgcagccacgcaacaccgaaccattctttcgccacaaattcctttgtttacactaCACGCTAGCGTGAAGTCTCCCCTCATTGActtcacactacaccacgcccgttatAACGCGTTAccggaagttgaagaaccaGAAGCAACTTTTTAGAACACACGGCAGTCTACTGTTTGACTCACAACTTCGTCGTCCTTTCTATTTTCCACACTAAAAGGCCGTGTCGTTGAGTATGCCCCTAATCTGGACAGTACATGCGTTGTCTTAAATTCAGTCGGTGTTAAATAAAGTATCCGTGTTTAATTCATTGGGACGTTAAAGAGAATGTACAATTCAGTCTGGCGTTGAAAGAACAATGTATAGTGGTATTATCAATGACTTGGTTAAGTCTAGAATTTTTTTAACACGCGTACCATTCACACCGACCGTTCTTAACAATGTACACTTATAAATTCAGTCAGATGGCACTCCTTAGACGTTATTCAAAATGGCCGCTTGTTCGTTTAACTGTAACCAACAGACATCCGCTCTAATTGATTCGTAGGGTAAGATGCATGGCCTATTTCAGCTTTACGATTTCCATTCGCCAACAAGTTATCTAGCTTGCTGATCTAGTCAACTACTTCATGGTCACTAGCTAGCACCACATTACGCTTCCTGCTTTGTGTTGGTTACTACGAAAAGATCAGGGAAGCTCCAGAGCATTTCTTCTGTAGATGAGCGCCGGTCAATCATCAATTTTCTACTTTTTAAACACACATTGATTACCAGTTtccgtatgtctgtcaatctgtctatcGGTCTGCCTAAATACATATACTaaggcaacagacagacagacagacagacagatacatacacactcaaacagagagacggacagacagacgaggcaaacagacaaacaaacagttgttCTTTTTAAATATatcgtatatatatatatatatatatatatatatatatatatatatatatatacttgtgCACAACTTGAGTTTATACTATAAACCAGAGGTCttcacagacagacggagagacaaacagacagagacatcaATTGACTTACATTTATTCTTGGACATGTACTGTTTGACTTGTATTCTTAGCAGTAGTTGGCTATAGATAGTTTAGAGATTTCTTGAGGCCTTGGTTGTCGCTGGACATTATCTTAGTTTATGATAATGTGGCTGTTTAGCTTATCTTCATGAAAATTTACTACaattgacagactgacagagagacagacatacagacggacacaaagagagagagacagataaTAGCcggacagccagacagatagaaagacaaataaacacacaaacgtgcggtgacagacagaccaacagaggGCATGGAGtggcaaagagacagacacaaagacagacagataaacagaaacatagacagacagacagacgcacagacaccCAGACAGAGTAAAAGATCACATGCAGAggaagacaaatagacacacaaactagaaacagactgaaataattagcgttattgctattgtaagatagttcatttttcaaaataatATATCATGTGGatcagaccgacagacagacagatagttttGGAGTTTTTCTGCCACAGAGTGCAGAGCACAACTTTTATACAACATATTCAACTATTGTTATCTTCGCACGATGACTGTAATGATGTCAAGTCTGACCTTAAAAATGCTTTCAATGCGGTATAGCGAGGGCATGTGCTCAACAAATTTCGTGGCACATCCCCAGATATATACAACCATGCATCTCAaatatacagtacagtcaGTCCTCCGTATATTTGTATGGTAACGAGCCTGTCAACACCAATTCACAAGAAGGTGTTCATCAAGGAGATTCCTTAGGTCCAGCATTCTTTTCTATTGTCATTCATCCACTTGTCTTTCTTCCGAAGCCAACACCAGGAAGTCGTTGTCCTGGGATATATATCTAGATGATGTCTTTCTTCTGGGCACAAGCAGTAACGTTTTTTCAGCTCTCTCTGACCTCTCCTCTTCTCTCGCCAATATCGGATTGAAAGTTGCTGAAAAGAAGTGTTAATCTATGCCCCTCTCAGTTGGTTTTTAAGCAATTGCAGCCTCAAACACAATTCCTGTTGTACAAAATGGTATTATCAATCTGGAAACAGTAATTGGAGAAGGGTCATTTGTTATGATGTCTTGCTACCAGTTTGCAGATTTCGGAAGTTTTCTTTGTGCGCAAATTCCAGGCCTTGAAGACCCtcaatgttgttgttgagacATTGTTACGTTTCAAGGGTAAAGACCTGGTCCGTACAGTTCTACCCCTGTTGATCCAACAGGCTTGTGAAGTTCGTGATTTCTTGACAAGATCAAGTTTCCAAAATATTATTGGAATTGTAacaatttcaaatttgaaatggtATCAAGCTACCTTAGCAATGAGTTGCGGTGGGTTTGGTCTATCACCACCATCGAAAATTTTGCACGTAGCATTTGTCTCTAGTTGGGCACACTCTCTCCGTGATCCCCCAAAGCGTTTTCATGATCTTGAAGAATCTGTAAACAACCTCCTTTTGGATGCTGATTCTGTGGGATCTATAGGCCATAATCTTCATAAAACGGTGCCGGAGAGGCAATTACTGTCAGACATGATCAATGATAACGTGAAATTGCAGCAAAGGCTTACTGAACAAAATCTGAAGGTTGATGTTGACTACCttctcaacaacaactaaATGCAATCAGAGACagagcttgtttgcattcattgTCAGATAGAAGAGCTGAAGCTTGGGTGACGGCACTTCCGTCCTCAAAACATGTTGCACTTTCATCACAAGAGTTTCGTTTTGCAACTATGATACTGTTGGGATGTGACATTCCTGCATCGAGCAATTGTtgtgactgtgggaaagaaCCGGACATCCAAGGATACGATTTAATCACATGTAAGACTTTATTGTGTCAGGATGGTCCAACTgcctttctcaactcaacttgcgGCACAAACTAGAGCCACAATACCGGTACGTCAACAGTAACAAGAGATTGGACATCCTCGTTTTTGACCCAGATTTAGGCGCAGACGTCAAATTAGATGTGTCCTTGGCTTATCTATGGTGTTTGGACTCACTGAAGGCAGCCTCCAGAGaaggagtagcagcaatgaCTTTATACATTGACAGTTGAGTATTAGCTTGTAGTGAGTATGAGGATTGTCCGTTGTAGCTAAGAATCATATAATGTCTGAAATGATGTCATTGAAACATCTCTTGTTCTATTTCAGAAAGGGAACCTGCTGATTCAAGTGTGTCAACTCTAACATCTGGAGTTTGTCAACAGTTACAAGTGTCTAATCTTGATGGCGAGTTGAGTTCTCAGCTGTTAGTGAAAGTTGCTGGTGAAGTATCTCACAGATGGCAGGAATTCGGGGCCCGTCTTTCAGCAAATATGTTTCCTACAAAGAGAACGGACGTTATCACTGTTAAATACAGAGAGCCATTTGTGCGCGCTCAAGCCATGTTAGAAGAATGGAGAGAGGCAATGGGCAGACGAGCTACTTGTGACTTGATTGTTCAAACGCTTTTGAAAATGGGTTTAAGGAAGGAGGCATGTGATATATTTGGGTATGATGTAGTAGAACTCATTTAtccaaacaaataattaaggTAATTATGTGTCACGTGAATTCGATTTAGGGACATATCTTTGTGtcattatttttaaatttatttgtaaACGCTCTGAAACGAATAGCGATGTGCTATCAATGAAATTGAAAAATACTTTCTGTAAACAATACTTTATCGAGATTCTGTTCAACATGATATACGTATTATTGGACTTGTACATTTCGTTTGCTGCATCAAATCAAGGAAAATGATGGAAAGcaaaacaggcagacacagaaaATGCCTGCAGTATAATGTCAGCGAGTCCTATTGGCGTTATCACACATAAACAATGgcgtattaattaattcattaattaaaatatttacaaaacttAAAGGAAGCGCGGCTATTTGGGACTTCGAGGGTAAGAattttagcgtgcgttagagGCTACAACTTGGTTATTTTCCAGAGCATCTTGTCGTC of the Corticium candelabrum chromosome 2, ooCorCand1.1, whole genome shotgun sequence genome contains:
- the LOC134198206 gene encoding NAD(+) hydrolase PdTIR-like, yielding MSQSTLGIDPKWETHLRPQYMEVAELLSPSRHHLVSRLYSKHLLTASEEEEFNKLSKYKSEEEVAKEILGVLRKQSVGSFDRFCEVLSDVGDPTLNDLVTRLRQDSFENVSSHQTGIGVPSASSGVSSTAGETDTTDGNNKLTPFLPVLHSQGWKYDVFLCHAGEDKEDFVSLLSKELKEKHKIVSFFDKVSLLEGRVAQTDIAEAIRQSPLFVVILSHKFKGKRYPEAEVKAAFEFCKVESDPLRFDSRYKKIIPVFYKIRADDCGESSITILRELSQITGIEKETDENVTGFVTRVAERIRKHVEDQRDYGEIKVHPELSSGRILATIVAHCTEREPADSSVSTLTSGVCQQLQVSNLDGELSSQLLVKVAGEVSHRWQEFGARLSANMFPTKRTDVITVKYREPFVRAQAMLEEWREAMGRRATCDLIVQTLLKMGLRKEACDIFGYDVVELIYPNK